Proteins from a single region of Streptomyces spinoverrucosus:
- the glmU gene encoding bifunctional UDP-N-acetylglucosamine diphosphorylase/glucosamine-1-phosphate N-acetyltransferase GlmU — protein sequence MSAIRPAAVVVLAAGEGTRMKSATPKVLHEICGRSLVGHVLAAAGELKPEHLVVVVGHAREKVTAHLAEVAPDVRTAVQAEQNGTGHAVRMGLEELGGAVDGTVVVVCGDTPLLTGETLKNLARTHSEDGNAVTVLTAEVPDATGYGRIVRDPSSGAVTAIVEHKDATDEQRVIREINSGVFAFDGQLLADALKKVRTDNSQGEEYLTDVLGILREAGHRVGASVAGDHREIAGINNRVQLAEARRILNERLLTAAMLAGVTVVDPASTWVDVTVSFEQDVVVYPNTLLQGSTRLGEGSEVGPNSRLKDTRVGAGARVDNTVSDGADVGPEASVGPYAYLRPGTRLGRKGKIGTYVETKNASIGEGTKVPHLSYVGDATIGEYTNIGAASVFVNYDGQEKHHATVGSHCRTGSDNMFVAPVTIGDGAYTAAGSVITKDVPPGSLAVARGQQRNIEGWVARKRPGSAAAKAAEAASREPEGEG from the coding sequence GTGAGCGCCATTCGCCCGGCAGCCGTCGTCGTACTCGCAGCGGGTGAGGGCACCCGTATGAAGTCGGCCACACCCAAGGTCCTGCACGAGATCTGTGGCCGTTCCCTGGTGGGCCATGTGCTCGCCGCCGCCGGTGAGTTGAAGCCCGAGCACCTCGTCGTGGTCGTCGGGCACGCCCGCGAGAAGGTCACCGCTCATCTCGCCGAGGTCGCCCCGGACGTGCGCACCGCCGTCCAGGCGGAGCAGAACGGCACCGGTCACGCCGTCCGGATGGGCCTGGAGGAGTTGGGGGGTGCCGTCGACGGGACCGTGGTCGTCGTCTGCGGTGACACTCCCCTCCTGACCGGCGAGACCCTCAAGAACCTCGCCCGTACGCACTCCGAGGACGGCAACGCCGTCACCGTGCTGACCGCCGAGGTGCCGGATGCCACCGGGTACGGGCGGATCGTGCGGGACCCTTCCTCCGGGGCGGTCACCGCGATCGTCGAGCACAAGGACGCCACTGACGAGCAGCGGGTCATCCGGGAGATCAACTCGGGGGTTTTCGCGTTCGACGGGCAGTTGCTCGCCGATGCGCTGAAGAAGGTCCGGACGGACAACAGTCAGGGTGAGGAGTATCTGACCGACGTCCTCGGGATCCTGCGCGAGGCCGGGCATCGCGTCGGCGCCTCGGTGGCCGGTGATCATCGTGAGATCGCCGGGATCAACAACCGTGTGCAGCTCGCCGAGGCCCGCCGGATTCTCAACGAGCGGCTGCTGACCGCCGCCATGCTGGCCGGCGTCACTGTCGTTGATCCCGCCTCCACCTGGGTCGATGTGACCGTGTCCTTCGAGCAGGACGTCGTCGTGTATCCGAACACCCTGCTGCAGGGGTCCACGCGTCTCGGCGAGGGTTCGGAGGTCGGGCCCAACAGCCGGCTGAAGGACACGCGTGTCGGTGCCGGTGCGCGCGTCGACAACACGGTGTCCGACGGGGCGGACGTCGGGCCGGAGGCGAGTGTGGGGCCGTATGCCTATCTGCGTCCGGGGACGCGCCTCGGGCGGAAGGGCAAGATCGGGACGTACGTCGAGACGAAGAACGCGTCGATCGGTGAGGGCACGAAGGTGCCGCATCTGTCGTATGTCGGTGACGCGACCATCGGTGAGTACACGAACATCGGTGCCGCGAGCGTGTTCGTGAACTATGACGGCCAGGAGAAGCACCACGCGACTGTCGGGTCGCACTGCCGCACTGGTTCGGACAACATGTTTGTGGCTCCTGTCACGATCGGGGACGGCGCGTACACCGCTGCCGGGTCCGTGATCACGAAGGATGTGCCGCCCGGTTCGCTGGCCGTGGCCCGTGGTCAGCAGCGGAATATCGAGGGTTGGGTGGCTCGTAAGCGTCCGGGGAGCGCGGCGGCGAAGGCGGCTGAGGCGGCGTCCCGGGAGCCGGAAGGCGAAGGCTGA
- a CDS encoding SUKH-4 family immunity protein — protein MVTFAQAQERAEEWINGDVPSYQHREVRVREFELGFVVWAEDRADGPRSDGGTQRLVIARDSGEATLWPSLPVGEVVRRYEEEYGRPDGASESPAPAGAERVDLNQTSFLLSPPEWLQEAADKLGIPDRRGASASAGAGGGEGGPAGAGAGAGAGAGAGAGAGGGAGGGGAGAGGGAAWPAAGGGADGALSSESGAGSAPGVPAGATPWAGTDTNADAGEDRSVPLPATVFAPPLSGADEEESPVAPPEAQTALMAGGSQLPPTAVAPAVDETGSRGAGSQGVSSQAVGTPGAGAVQGGSSVGGTPPQAPPAPTYGYPQGVVGGSGGAAVPGTPVPGTPTPPPVPGTPSSGAVGAVGAAGAAGAPGVPGAPSAPGGPGGPGGPAYGYPQAPGAPQPSAGGGRPLAPNAGDIADAATSKAAPPPRRGRGGGATPPPPPGVPGTPGARPGSTPPPPGAPGTPGASAGAYVPTQLVSSLGPDGPGGPAAGPGAPQAPGTPTPPGPVNPPGTPGTPGGTPPGGVHHAATMLADPGQTGPGGGAPQPPGAPQPPGAPGAPGAPGAPGAPQPPSVPGAHGSAGGAHGAVHHAETVLAAPPVGAPGTPPPPQAPGVPGMPPGAPQPMPQAPGAMPPPVAPPAPGQQPMPGQPVPGQPPAYGYPHQGQPTVGPGYQAVLRYRAQDGSEQQLIRRSAPGTPHPEWQIFHELRAMNVPPDQVLELHTELESCELPGAYCARMIREQWPQARITSIAPYGTDHASRQQGMRQLLAHHGELHQVADGPARPAPVRAPLPPVQPVPPIPPEGVAQELAGAFGPGVFRFEQAAVSRQGVPPVVAHTLVAAGLPLDMGPFFWAQAQPGRPVPTLAELAQERGVQPASDAGSYLVMGSDFGKAICVQYGTANIVAVPVEAGPGGAPVPPQFVNTGLPEFVRCLALLGRMWRLRFGLNQEQAGRWTVDFQAQLASLDPAALGSPESWWSVLLEQMWDGLL, from the coding sequence ATGGTGACCTTCGCGCAGGCGCAGGAGCGCGCCGAGGAGTGGATCAACGGGGATGTGCCGTCGTACCAGCATCGCGAGGTGCGGGTACGGGAGTTCGAGCTCGGGTTCGTGGTGTGGGCCGAGGACCGCGCGGACGGGCCGCGTTCGGACGGGGGCACGCAGCGGCTGGTGATCGCACGGGACAGCGGGGAGGCCACGTTGTGGCCGTCGCTGCCGGTGGGGGAGGTCGTTCGGCGGTACGAGGAGGAGTACGGGCGTCCTGACGGGGCGTCCGAGTCGCCGGCACCGGCGGGTGCGGAGCGGGTGGATCTGAATCAGACGTCGTTCTTGTTGAGTCCGCCGGAGTGGTTGCAGGAAGCGGCCGACAAGCTGGGGATTCCGGATCGGCGGGGGGCGTCTGCTTCTGCTGGGGCCGGTGGCGGTGAGGGTGGGCCTGCTGGTGCTGGTGCTGGTGCTGGTGCTGGTGCTGGTGCTGGTGCTGGTGCTGGTGGTGGTGCTGGTGGTGGTGGCGCTGGTGCTGGTGGTGGGGCCGCTTGGCCTGCTGCTGGTGGTGGTGCTGACGGGGCGTTGTCGTCGGAGTCCGGGGCGGGGAGTGCGCCGGGGGTGCCTGCGGGCGCGACTCCGTGGGCCGGGACGGATACCAACGCCGATGCCGGTGAGGATCGTTCCGTGCCGCTGCCGGCGACGGTTTTCGCGCCGCCGTTGAGTGGGGCCGATGAGGAGGAGTCGCCGGTGGCGCCTCCGGAGGCGCAGACGGCGTTGATGGCGGGGGGCAGCCAGCTTCCGCCTACGGCGGTTGCGCCGGCGGTCGATGAGACGGGCTCGCGGGGGGCCGGCTCGCAGGGAGTGAGCTCGCAGGCGGTGGGTACGCCGGGCGCGGGCGCCGTGCAGGGGGGCTCGTCGGTGGGCGGTACGCCTCCGCAGGCGCCGCCTGCGCCGACGTATGGGTACCCGCAGGGTGTTGTGGGTGGTTCGGGGGGTGCGGCGGTGCCGGGTACGCCGGTGCCGGGTACGCCGACGCCTCCGCCGGTGCCGGGTACGCCGTCGTCGGGTGCGGTGGGTGCGGTGGGTGCGGCGGGTGCGGCGGGTGCTCCAGGTGTCCCAGGTGCTCCAAGTGCTCCAGGTGGCCCGGGTGGCCCGGGTGGCCCGGCGTACGGCTATCCGCAGGCGCCGGGTGCGCCCCAGCCGTCGGCCGGTGGGGGGCGGCCGCTCGCTCCGAACGCCGGGGACATCGCCGATGCCGCGACGAGCAAGGCGGCGCCTCCGCCGCGTCGTGGGCGGGGCGGAGGCGCGACGCCGCCCCCGCCGCCCGGAGTTCCAGGCACGCCGGGTGCGCGCCCGGGGAGTACGCCTCCGCCGCCCGGCGCGCCGGGTACGCCGGGGGCGTCGGCGGGCGCGTACGTGCCCACTCAGCTTGTGTCGTCCCTCGGGCCCGACGGCCCTGGGGGACCTGCGGCCGGTCCGGGCGCACCGCAGGCGCCGGGTACCCCGACTCCGCCCGGGCCTGTGAACCCGCCGGGAACTCCGGGCACGCCGGGCGGTACGCCTCCCGGCGGTGTCCACCATGCCGCGACGATGCTGGCCGACCCCGGTCAGACGGGCCCGGGTGGGGGTGCACCGCAGCCTCCGGGCGCGCCTCAGCCTCCGGGTGCCCCGGGTGCCCCGGGTGCGCCAGGTGCCCCGGGTGCGCCTCAGCCGCCGAGCGTGCCCGGCGCGCACGGCTCCGCTGGGGGCGCGCATGGTGCCGTACACCACGCGGAGACCGTGCTGGCCGCGCCCCCCGTGGGCGCCCCCGGCACGCCCCCGCCCCCGCAGGCCCCGGGTGTCCCCGGCATGCCTCCGGGTGCCCCGCAGCCGATGCCGCAGGCGCCGGGCGCGATGCCGCCGCCTGTCGCTCCGCCGGCGCCCGGTCAGCAGCCGATGCCGGGGCAGCCTGTTCCCGGTCAGCCGCCTGCGTACGGCTACCCGCACCAGGGTCAGCCGACCGTCGGACCGGGCTATCAGGCCGTACTGCGCTACCGCGCGCAGGACGGTTCCGAGCAGCAGCTGATCCGGCGTTCGGCGCCGGGTACGCCGCACCCGGAGTGGCAGATCTTCCATGAGCTGCGGGCGATGAACGTACCGCCGGACCAGGTGCTGGAGCTGCACACCGAGTTGGAGTCGTGCGAGCTGCCGGGCGCGTACTGTGCGCGGATGATCCGCGAGCAGTGGCCGCAGGCGCGGATCACGAGCATCGCGCCGTACGGCACGGACCACGCGAGCCGCCAGCAGGGCATGCGGCAACTGCTCGCGCACCATGGTGAGTTGCATCAGGTGGCGGACGGTCCCGCGCGCCCCGCGCCGGTGCGTGCGCCGTTGCCGCCGGTGCAGCCGGTGCCGCCGATTCCGCCGGAGGGTGTGGCGCAGGAGCTGGCGGGGGCGTTCGGGCCGGGCGTGTTCCGGTTCGAGCAGGCGGCGGTGTCCCGGCAGGGCGTGCCGCCGGTCGTGGCGCACACGCTGGTGGCGGCCGGCCTGCCGCTGGACATGGGGCCGTTCTTCTGGGCGCAGGCGCAGCCGGGGCGGCCGGTGCCGACGCTCGCCGAGCTGGCGCAGGAGCGGGGGGTGCAGCCGGCGTCGGACGCGGGGTCGTACCTCGTCATGGGCAGCGACTTCGGCAAGGCGATCTGTGTGCAGTACGGCACGGCGAACATCGTGGCCGTGCCGGTGGAGGCGGGGCCCGGCGGTGCGCCGGTGCCGCCGCAGTTCGTGAACACCGGGCTGCCGGAGTTCGTGCGCTGTCTGGCGCTGCTCGGCCGGATGTGGCGTCTGCGGTTCGGGCTGAACCAGGAGCAGGCGGGCCGCTGGACCGTCGACTTCCAGGCCCAGTTGGCCTCGCTCGATCCGGCGGCGCTGGGTTCGCCGGAGAGCTGGTGGTCGGTGCTGCTGGAGCAGATGTGGGACGGGTTGCTGTGA
- a CDS encoding SMI1/KNR4 family protein, with protein MTTGRLGQQAAPPNAAYAGQVVHFPDPVRAARHPRGVRVDERGYPDFSPYARAVAEIAEPPAGFGVDELRLTDYVSANAVLSASGHDLWDTVVPVATPHGWTWHHVAGSRRLELVPVEVKALLRHHGGIATAAVEQAKRGTRPLQETRPAHFGLPKSGLAVTETQVQGVEEDLGYRLPGAYRSFLKAAGGCAPVGTALDAELGLLIDQPFFTVRDEAAVNDLVYVNKCLRDHLTKDYLGVGFVQGGLLAVKVKGERIGSVWFCAYDDARDVDPSWSPAERVERLLLPCGEDFDVFLSRLAGSPPELETVANLMVDGGFARAVDVSSSVSAGE; from the coding sequence ATGACGACAGGTCGGCTCGGGCAGCAAGCCGCGCCGCCGAACGCGGCCTACGCCGGGCAGGTCGTGCATTTCCCGGATCCGGTTCGGGCGGCCCGTCACCCGAGAGGGGTACGGGTGGACGAGCGCGGCTACCCCGACTTCTCGCCCTATGCGCGTGCGGTCGCGGAGATCGCGGAGCCGCCGGCGGGTTTCGGTGTGGACGAGTTGCGGTTGACGGACTACGTGTCGGCGAACGCGGTGCTGTCGGCGTCGGGGCACGACCTGTGGGACACGGTGGTGCCGGTGGCGACCCCGCACGGGTGGACGTGGCATCACGTGGCGGGTTCGCGGCGGCTGGAGTTGGTGCCGGTCGAGGTGAAGGCCTTGCTGCGGCATCACGGTGGGATCGCGACGGCGGCGGTGGAGCAGGCGAAGCGGGGGACGCGACCGCTTCAGGAGACGCGGCCGGCGCATTTCGGGTTGCCGAAGTCGGGGTTGGCGGTGACAGAGACGCAGGTGCAGGGGGTCGAGGAGGACCTCGGGTACCGGTTGCCGGGCGCGTACCGCTCGTTCTTGAAGGCGGCGGGTGGGTGTGCGCCCGTCGGGACCGCGCTGGACGCGGAGTTGGGGCTGTTGATCGACCAGCCGTTCTTCACGGTGCGGGACGAGGCGGCGGTCAATGACCTGGTGTATGTGAACAAGTGCCTGCGGGACCATCTGACCAAGGACTACTTGGGTGTTGGGTTTGTGCAGGGTGGTCTGCTGGCCGTGAAGGTGAAGGGCGAGCGGATCGGTTCGGTGTGGTTCTGCGCGTACGACGACGCGCGGGATGTCGATCCTTCGTGGTCGCCCGCGGAGCGGGTGGAGCGGTTGTTGCTGCCGTGCGGTGAGGACTTCGACGTCTTTCTGTCGCGGTTGGCGGGGTCGCCGCCGGAGTTGGAGACGGTGGCGAATCTGATGGTGGACGGCGGGTTCGCGCGGGCGGTCGACGTCTCGTCCTCGGTGTCTGCGGGGGAGTGA
- a CDS encoding SUKH-3 domain-containing protein: MHTDRTSTTRFAVPVDAALRAAGWQPGRWDIKQAEIWADTLRDHTSPAGHRHAVFPAAVEAWAEFGGLHITPTGPGRQIAPATLHLDPLHGLHMARTLGDLGRALDTEVSPLGAEPDTQALLAIDTEGRVYALDHTGDWYLGPDIDKALTGLVSGMAPVRLTAG; this comes from the coding sequence ATGCACACCGACCGCACCTCGACCACCCGCTTCGCCGTACCCGTCGACGCCGCCCTGCGCGCCGCCGGCTGGCAACCCGGACGCTGGGACATCAAACAAGCCGAGATCTGGGCCGACACCCTGCGCGACCACACCTCACCGGCGGGCCACCGGCATGCCGTCTTCCCCGCCGCCGTCGAGGCCTGGGCCGAATTCGGCGGCCTGCACATCACCCCCACCGGCCCCGGCCGCCAGATCGCCCCCGCCACCCTCCACCTCGACCCGCTGCACGGCCTCCACATGGCCCGCACCCTCGGCGACCTCGGCCGCGCCCTCGACACCGAGGTCAGCCCCCTCGGCGCCGAACCCGACACCCAGGCCCTCCTCGCCATCGACACCGAAGGCCGCGTCTACGCCCTCGACCACACCGGCGACTGGTACCTCGGCCCCGACATCGACAAAGCCCTCACCGGCCTCGTCTCCGGCATGGCACCGGTACGCCTGACAGCAGGCTGA
- a CDS encoding sensor histidine kinase → MTTTGEERAEGLTGPWWWARWRSAVLDGTLALLSAVECGVEGVPFARDAGIPMAAGVVFGVLAGSTLLLRRMWPIAVVLVSIAISPAQMGFLLTVVGLYTLAASELPRRIIAALAGMSLVGTLVVTFVRAQQDMTRGDVGVGEWFVPFISITASLGVTAPPLLLGLYVGARRRLMESLRERADSLERELQLLAERAEERAEWARNEERTRIAREMHDVVAHRVSLMVVHAAALQAVARKDPEKAVRNAALVGDMGRQALTELREMLGVLRSGDGGAGRSERASVPLAAVGAAAAAAAAASRAAADEEGSVGDGPCLSELDELIGQSAAAGMVVDLSVEGEARAYAPAVEQTAYRVVQEALTNVHKHAAGAKTHVRLAHRVSEIAMQVENEPPPEAASASSARLPSGGNGLVGMKERVVGLGGVFVSGPTDAGGFRVSAVIPAA, encoded by the coding sequence ATGACCACGACGGGGGAAGAGCGCGCCGAGGGCCTGACCGGGCCGTGGTGGTGGGCGCGATGGCGTAGTGCGGTGCTGGACGGGACGCTTGCGCTGCTGTCCGCGGTGGAGTGCGGTGTCGAGGGGGTGCCGTTCGCGCGGGACGCGGGGATTCCGATGGCCGCGGGGGTGGTCTTCGGAGTGCTCGCCGGTTCGACGTTGCTGCTGCGTCGGATGTGGCCGATTGCCGTCGTCCTGGTGTCGATCGCGATCTCGCCGGCGCAGATGGGTTTCCTGCTGACGGTTGTCGGCCTGTACACGCTCGCCGCGTCGGAACTGCCGCGCCGGATCATCGCGGCACTGGCGGGGATGTCGCTGGTGGGCACGCTGGTGGTCACGTTCGTACGGGCGCAGCAGGACATGACGCGGGGGGATGTCGGCGTCGGGGAGTGGTTTGTCCCCTTTATTTCCATTACCGCTTCTCTCGGTGTGACCGCGCCGCCGTTGCTGCTGGGCCTGTATGTGGGTGCTCGGCGCCGGCTGATGGAGAGTCTCCGGGAGCGGGCGGACAGTTTGGAGCGGGAGCTTCAGTTGCTCGCTGAGCGGGCGGAGGAGCGGGCCGAGTGGGCGCGTAACGAGGAGCGGACGCGGATCGCGCGGGAGATGCATGACGTGGTCGCGCATCGGGTGAGTCTGATGGTGGTGCATGCCGCCGCGTTGCAGGCCGTGGCTCGGAAGGATCCGGAGAAGGCGGTGCGGAATGCCGCGCTGGTGGGGGACATGGGGCGGCAGGCGTTGACCGAGTTGCGGGAGATGCTCGGGGTGCTGCGCAGTGGGGACGGTGGCGCGGGGCGGAGTGAGCGTGCCTCGGTGCCGTTGGCGGCGGTGGGCGCGGCCGCGGCTGCCGCTGCGGCGGCTTCGCGGGCGGCCGCGGACGAGGAGGGCTCGGTGGGGGACGGGCCCTGTCTGTCCGAGTTGGATGAGTTGATCGGGCAGTCGGCTGCCGCGGGGATGGTGGTCGATCTGTCGGTCGAGGGGGAGGCGCGGGCGTATGCGCCGGCGGTGGAGCAGACGGCGTATCGCGTGGTGCAGGAGGCGTTGACGAACGTCCACAAGCATGCGGCGGGGGCGAAGACGCATGTGCGGCTCGCGCATCGGGTGTCGGAGATCGCGATGCAGGTGGAGAACGAGCCGCCGCCGGAGGCCGCGTCCGCGTCCTCGGCCCGGTTGCCTTCGGGGGGCAATGGGCTGGTGGGGATGAAGGAGCGGGTCGTCGGGTTGGGTGGGGTGTTTGTGTCGGGGCCGACGGACGCGGGGGGTTTTCGGGTGTCGGCGGTGATTCCGGCGGCGTAG
- a CDS encoding YwqJ-related putative deaminase, translated as MNATQTGPHASTSGDPRIGWSATDTRTAPTLRHRRDGILPTVAAALSVRGATLTGTAARGDQPPPLHHLVQDFLDTLTSAQRDRFTGRCAEAILISRHITAADAARSKRAARKPMTNGEARKALKQAKLTARRIREDGDPLHGGFATPCRACTALSAHFGVRIVDPAATDD; from the coding sequence ATGAACGCGACGCAAACGGGACCACACGCCAGCACATCCGGCGACCCGCGCATCGGCTGGAGCGCCACCGACACCCGCACCGCGCCCACCCTCCGCCACCGCCGCGACGGCATACTCCCGACCGTCGCCGCCGCCCTCTCCGTCCGCGGCGCCACCCTCACCGGCACCGCCGCCCGCGGCGACCAACCCCCACCCCTCCACCACCTCGTCCAGGACTTCCTGGACACCCTCACCAGCGCCCAACGCGACCGCTTCACCGGCCGCTGCGCCGAAGCCATCCTCATCTCCCGGCACATCACCGCCGCCGACGCCGCCCGCAGCAAACGCGCCGCCCGCAAACCCATGACCAACGGCGAAGCCCGCAAAGCGCTCAAACAGGCCAAACTCACCGCCCGACGCATCCGCGAGGACGGCGACCCCCTGCACGGCGGCTTCGCCACCCCGTGCCGCGCCTGCACCGCCCTCAGCGCCCACTTCGGCGTCCGCATCGTCGACCCCGCGGCAACAGACGACTGA
- a CDS encoding IS30 family transposase — translation MDFEIRGDRTAQGPVKLSRERTEYSRLVQQGYSNKEACRLVGIDERTGRKWRNGRSADRRQKAAPPINAVVPPSGPSRYLREADRIYIADRLREKATLRAIAAELGRSPSTVSREIRRNRHPGNGQYRPHAAQARADARRPRPKPGKISRNRELRDFIQDHLHLRWSPEQICQALRAQLPERPEMHVVHETVYQALYVQGRGELRRELARALRTGRARRKPRRQAQQRQPRFSTPMVMISERPAEAEDRAVPGHWEGDLIIGKDGKSAIGTLVERATRYVMLLHLPGDHGAESVRDVLVTTVQTLPSHLTRSLTWDQGSEMGAHGAFTVATGIPVYFCDPASPWQRGSNENTNGLLRQYFPKGTDLSVHTRKHLDAVAAELNGRPRKTLGWETPAERLHKLLAA, via the coding sequence ATGGACTTCGAGATTCGTGGGGACCGGACGGCTCAGGGGCCTGTGAAGCTGAGCCGGGAGCGGACGGAATACTCCCGGCTCGTGCAACAGGGCTACAGCAACAAGGAAGCTTGCCGGCTGGTCGGTATCGACGAGCGGACCGGCAGAAAGTGGCGTAACGGCCGCAGCGCCGACCGTAGGCAGAAGGCGGCACCACCGATCAACGCGGTGGTGCCGCCTTCTGGTCCGTCCCGGTATCTGCGTGAGGCCGACCGGATCTACATCGCTGACCGGCTGCGGGAGAAGGCCACGCTCCGGGCGATCGCGGCCGAGCTGGGCCGTAGCCCGTCCACCGTCAGCCGCGAGATCCGCCGTAACCGGCATCCGGGCAACGGCCAGTACCGGCCGCACGCCGCCCAGGCCCGCGCCGATGCCCGCCGGCCCCGCCCCAAGCCGGGAAAGATCAGCCGGAACCGTGAGCTGCGGGACTTCATCCAGGACCACCTGCATCTACGGTGGAGTCCGGAGCAGATCTGCCAGGCTCTGCGGGCACAGTTGCCCGAGCGGCCGGAGATGCATGTGGTCCACGAGACGGTTTACCAGGCTCTCTACGTCCAAGGACGCGGAGAGTTGCGCCGTGAGCTGGCCCGCGCCCTGCGGACCGGTCGCGCCCGGCGCAAGCCGCGTCGCCAGGCCCAGCAGCGCCAGCCACGGTTTTCCACCCCCATGGTGATGATCAGCGAACGGCCCGCCGAAGCGGAAGACCGGGCCGTGCCCGGCCACTGGGAAGGCGACCTCATCATCGGCAAGGACGGTAAGTCGGCCATCGGCACCCTGGTCGAGCGCGCCACCCGCTACGTCATGCTCCTGCACCTGCCCGGCGACCACGGCGCCGAGAGCGTCCGGGACGTGCTGGTCACCACGGTCCAGACCCTGCCCTCGCACCTCACACGGTCCCTGACCTGGGACCAGGGAAGCGAGATGGGCGCCCACGGCGCGTTCACCGTCGCCACCGGCATCCCGGTCTACTTCTGCGACCCGGCCAGCCCCTGGCAGCGAGGCTCCAACGAGAACACCAACGGCCTGCTGCGGCAGTACTTCCCCAAGGGCACCGACCTCTCGGTCCACACCCGCAAGCACCTGGACGCCGTGGCCGCCGAACTCAACGGTCGCCCACGCAAAACGCTCGGCTGGGAAACCCCAGCCGAGCGCCTGCATAAACTGCTCGCGGCCTGA